The DNA sequence ACCTATTCTGTTTTTTATCTTACAGTGTTTCTGGTGATGTGTACCTTGATCAACAAGGGATTGATTCCTCTTCCAGAGGCATATTGAGGAATCAAATTGCTCTGATTTGTATAGCTGTTGGATTTTATTTTCTAACCTACGTTAGACTAAGAATGTCGCGTAGGTTGAAGTAAACACAAGCCCTATGATGTTGACGATttgaaaactgtcaaaattacGAGATTTcgacagtttgcttgtcaaaaaacAAGAGTGGTTTCTGAACCAGAAAACTGATTTGAAAAtaatttgtctctttattgaaAACCAAAACGTGAAATGACCCcttgaataaaaaagaaataaagatgTTGAATACCTCTTTGAATATTTGCCATTTCGACAACTGAAATCTTGCTGTCAAAACGTCGCAAAAATGTACAGGTCTCTGCCATTATGAATAATGTAAAATGGCACATTCTCACCGAATGAACACAAACGATGTCGCCAGTGTTGAACCGTTTTTCAGCGCATCTTCGCTAAAATGTAATATACTCGTACCATTATGATAAAATAAAGTATACACCGCAAGGTTTCTTCAAAAGTTATTTTGGTCGTAATTTACGTCACCTTGTTTTGAGAGCTTCTGGCCAAGTTTATTAAGCTCCGTATTTAAATGCATtcatggaatttgaattttgcaaaatacatctttaaaggagtatttcgtgattatagcatcctgtttttatgatattttttaataGATACCCacaaaaacttattcccaaaatttcagatgattccaattttgcgtttgcgagttatgcatgcttatgtgtattacaatgtgCTGTAATTTGAAAAACGTGCCTTGCAATTTACGTTACCATGTATTTGAATTGGCAAAATACGTTTTAAACAATACCGAAAGGATAAATACCATTGTTGCTTTTATATAATCTTCGTTTTGAAATAACGTGCCTTGTAATTTACGTTACCATGTATTTGAATCAGAAAGTTACGTTTTAAACAATACTGAAAGGATAAATATCATTGTTGCTTTTATAtaatcttcattttgaaaaaaaacgtgCCTTGTAATTTACGTTACCATGTATTTGAATTGGAAAAATACGTTTTAAACAATACCGAAAGAATAAACCATTGCTGCTTTTAATTCATAtaatcttcattttgaaaaaacacATTCCTTGTAATAATTATTTACGTTACCATGTATTTGAATTGGCAAAATACGTTTTAAACAATACTGAATGGATAAATTCCATTGCTGCTTTTATATGACCTTAACTTTGAAAAACGCTCCTTGTAATTTACGTTATCAACGTAAATGTCCTCGTGGGTTTTATATGTTTATTTTATAGTCTCTTTTTAACCgattaatacagacttgacatttagtatggaatattttttcgaaaaatatcaagactggtctggaaggggtctgcatgaaccgcacgggctaaatattaattgaggtgtgtcgggagatggtgtaaaataattgtttgatagaaaatgtgcttttcgtgagtttacattatggttctcataatgtagcgaatctccctaaaatggcggatttacggaggctgaatttgagctttgtggcgGACACAATTTCGGATTTTATGccacattgttctgttattatcaaatttataggggtttgaggtggtatttcctaaacttcgacagcaattggcattcatcacagctaaaatacacttgcaatgtaccaatttttttaacatgggaggagcttaaaatacggcttttaaaagtggtacgtactctgaaagtttgaatgcccccctgaggtcaaatgttataacttaaggtacaaaacaactgcgcggattcttggttgtccaatgaactcacgctgtttctttgtgtacagtaagtttataacatttggccccatggggccattcaaactttctgagtgcttaCCACTTTTTAAAGCCATAAGTCATTTGATGCATATATAGGCTATCATGCACAGATAACCGGTACTCTTATCTTTTGAAACATATTCATAGACAATACACAAACATGACTCCCAAGTCCAAGTTCAAGTTCAATAGTGTTGAcaatatattaaataaatacTATATaccattcacacaatgactgattaGGAGTTTGAAGACCTTTTCCAGGTTCggacctgagactagtataccggAACACAGATATACTAGTCTTAGGTTTGGACAGGTTCGCATGATATGCGACTGTAGAGCATAACACATGCGATACAGGTGGAACACCTGAGGCACAGGTAGACATGGTAGAACACCTGAGGCGCAGCGAAGATATTTTTCAACTGAAAAGATTAAATTCAATAGTGAACCTTTTATACAGAAAATCAGTTCAAACTAATTACGGATATTAACCATTAACTTCGAAATCTTTTGAAAGAATTTTGATAACCCAAAATAACCCTATAAACCTTACCATAACCCTAGATAAattaactgggccatatggaagaacaggggaatacttaaagtTTCCCctgaataagaaataaataaacaaacaaacaaacaaacaataaatgttattgagctattccatttaaaatccacactaccccggtggaagattttggaaatatcttccacagggggagtatggatttcaaatggaattagcacattaatcaactctgtttgaaactcaccttccatctgtagaagattcatgttgaatctttctcagagggtgtatgaaattcaaatggagctgcctaatgtgttcattccattttaaaattcatactcaacaaaatgttccacaggggtagtgtggattttaaatggaatagcccattatgaagaACCTCAACCATAACAACCCTAAAACACAGGATGTGGAGGGTATTTGTGTAATGTCGGGAAATATGAAACTATTTTggcataaataaaataataagtcataaatacaaaaaatgttttagcATGAATTTATTAACTTAACTAATTATGTTAGGGCTTCACTTCGCCATCATTATCAACATGATAATAAGAAATACCATAGTTTCGTTAATTTGCCCAACACTACAACAAACAAACTCAGCTGATAGCTGGATGTCTTTGACAATGATTTTATGATATTGACGCATGTCATGTTGGATTCACAGTTTTCTAACGCTacactatatgtgaccgtacaccacgaataagccgtaaatgtcctcaattgtattctgagttacagtgtaaaatgagatacacgtagcaccaaattgaaatacctatgaatatgaccttcatgcccattttacactgtaactcagaatacaattgaggacatttacggctcattcgtggtgtacggtcacatatgttcaattttagacctgggcaataccaacaactatcgcACTAATACGTACATAAAAAAAAAGCCTTAATGATCTTTTTCTACTTTTTTATGGTATttctattctataaactgtatatttgtgtgcaaattggggatttataaataatatacgatattcctaacatttcatgataaaatttttttgaaaatttcgtcGCTATTTGTTAccctttttctgatgttttaatgccattataccagagtctaccccttgtaaagatgaaaacacatttgaagataaatagcgccatcagtgttcaccttttctttaaaattacgcagttttacatgctatcaaacaaccgtggattaGGAACTAGGATTTGTCATTGTACGATCAAGTAGGAATAGTCCCTACTTCACTACTTGTATTTAAGATACATTTAGATAAACAAATACAGCAGTTTCCAATTTCAAGAACGAACATGTTGAACTTTTTTTCTATCATAATTTACTTTACAAATATAATCTATTTGTGACCActatgggttattccttcatgtaattttacacgaaattagggttagggttagggttagagttagggttagtttagggttaggattagggttagggttagggttggattagggttatgattaggattaggcttagggttagggttaggattagggttagagttaggattagattacacgaaataattacatgaaggatcgaccagacTATGGCATGGCAAATAAGATTATCGTTAAATAAAATCTGGTTGTGTACCTTTAACCTACAGTGTGTACAGACATCGCGTGTCTTATCATATCAACCCATCACTTTTATAGGACGACCTAATaaacattatcattatcatagaATGCAAAAAGTAATAAAGCCGCAATCGTAGTGTCTATGTTTACTCGATTTATTTGAGCTCAAAGTAAGCAAGGAGACTGTGTTTAAATACTTGAGATGTATGAATCGTACCAGTGAATCGTAGTAGAGCGAATATAATATGCTTGGATGCTAACCATTTGCTTAGTGATCTTCATATTTAATATTTAAGAATCATGTACCAACCACTGAATCAACTTCCCGTTGGAACCCAAAATGTTGGTGCTACATCTTGTGTTAATTTTGACGGTACTAACAACGTCAACATCACAATCAACGTCGACGCCAAAGGACAAGGGATCACTAAGGATGCAGATTCTGGAAACATATTATCATTTCATGACATTCATTATACGGTGCAGTACAAGGAAGGAAGATGCAAGAAAGCTGACAAGACCATTCTTAATGGAATAAGGTACAACTATTATATGAAAATAAGTTTAAATACCATACGGCAACCCGATCttccattaaagccatattataacatttgctgaggagaacgccctcaacaaaattttaaatttgtaacgattgtaatgtactttagtcaattactctgcaaaaatcaagactgtactgtagttttgtcaaaatccgagattttgaataaaacgatgtaaccggcgttttattatttcGATGGAAATATTACTagtagtcgaacacgtatgcacagtacgtacacggcgtgcgggatacacatacacatacacatacacacacacaccccgaggatcgtaccgtattacaaccgcgggagtaacatgcatgggcgctagtagtaaattccaattttctatgatttacctcacttgttcggctcaaaattaaaaggggacatatctgacagtaaaagctaacattttatggaaaataaaataatactaatctatttttacagaaatgttataatatggctttaataggacCCGGGATATAACTCATATCTCATGTTATTACCGATTGCTGGGTTAGCAATTGATAGTATGCAAAGCAAGTTATACGTACACCACTGGGTCAAATTACATGAGAATTGGATAAAAACCAATTGGCCCTGCCTAACTGATAAAGTAGATTTTCATTTGCATATAGTTTCTTTGAAATTTGGGTTGATTATCATGCGAGCTCTTGCGGTATTTCCACTTTTTGATACTTCGAATCTCCCGGCCAGTCCAAGAAAGACTTATACCATATAGGACCACTTACCACAATGAGGATAGACGCTCGGATAGACGTTAGTGCAAGAAAATCTTCTGAAATATTAGAATATTAATTACTACGGCGTTTTCTGCAAAATTGAAATAGAAGGGACGTAACATTATTATCAAAAGCAGTAAGATATAACTATCTTGAGTTactatttgaattcaaatccaCTTTCCCCCCTGGAATCAATGGAAATCTATATTTACCATAAGCTTGAATATCATTGTGATTTGTGATTTTTTCAGCGGTGTGTTCAAGCCAGGTTTAAATGCTATAATGGGTCCTACTGGGAGCGGGAAAACAACGTAAGTATATGCACTATTTCCGTAGAATTCAGTGGTATAAGTCTAATAAATGTTATTACATTATATTCACTAGCCAATAAATAATAGGCATCTCAACCACAAATAGGTATCATTACTGGCGCGATACGTTGAAGATGTACTTACTGATTGCAGCATCAAACCTCCCAGGCAAACCTCGCCCtcgcggttgtttgatgtgatcatttattagtttttcaaaaaaaGCATCATGTATAacccaattttaagcttaaacgGCTTAAAGCAGTATTGTGcttatgtatacagatgcttttgagtgattgtcaactttaatttccccttatttacaaccttattcacttttacagcatttttaaatctttttcggatataaaatgtacctatttatgacaagattggtggcgctatttagatactggaatttactctttcaagcttttaatacaattgcttttattttttaatgaaatatgttaataaaatgtttttgttgcttgtttcacctattccacctgttttaatggtagtattgattacctaccccttgcaaattcagaaatacgatttatgataaatagcgtcacctatagtttgcatttccttaataatgaagccaattctatacacatcaaacaaccgtgccctaACGTTCAAGTAATGCGTCAAGGCAAGGATCCTGAAGAAGTCTAGGACTCTGGTCTTTTGGACTTTAAGACTCTAGGACTTTGATATATGACGTAAACTGAAGGAAGACAGTATTCACAGTAGGTAAAAACCCCGGCAAATTCAATTACATCGTGCAGCGGCCATTCTATCCACCATGCTAACTCTAAAAGGCTACAATAGGATTGTGTTTAGTTGGCAATGAATGTTTTGTCAAACAGTTTTATTCTCACTCTGAGAAAAAATAGTAGCTCATAAATGATGTTCATGATTTTAACGCTTTGTCTTTAAAATTTGACATATGAACTGTGCTAACTGGCAATGAATGTTTTGTCAATACGTTTTATACTGACTGTGTGAGAAAAATATAGTAGCTCATGATATTCATGATTTTCACGCTTTGTCtttaaaatttgaataaatttgcagTCTTCTAGACATTTTGGCTGCTCGTAAAGATAGCAGTGGACTCACAGGGAAAGTTCTCATAAACAGCAAACCTCTACCATCAGATTTCCGGCTGATTTCTGGATACGTCGTACAGGTATCAATTAAACGTCACCATGTGCGTGGGGTGTGGGGACTGGTTTCCAATATTTTAATGACGGGCAAAAGTGCTATAAGTAGTAGAAGATGAACCGATTGAGGCTGTAAAAAATACATCCTTTGTGAACTGCGCGATCCGGGGAGACCAACCAAGGGCCCCTGGGTACAGGGGAAACGCTTTGGTGGGGTTCTGGAGATTATAAGTTTCACTGTAAAAATTACAAGATGGCAAGTTTGGGGTAATATGTGGTTTGACATTGAAGGATCTCTCTCCATGTCCATCACGAATAGTAGGCAAATACTTGAATGACCAAATTAATGCGTTTTAGCGTGCACGTCCCGGATTCAAGTGAACCTAAGTTCTTTTCTGTTTGTAAGGCCTCTACAACAACTTTCTTGACTTTTTGCAACATGCCTCTCGTCATGATTCACTGCTTCTTCTGGAATCAATTCCTTCTTAATTTTCATCATATAGAATGATGTCGTTATGGCAACACTCACCGTTCGTGAGAATCTGGCGTTCTCGGCAGCTCTGCGTCTTCCGTCTTCAGTAAGCAAGAAGGAAAGACAACAAAGAGTAGAAGATGTCATAGAGGAACTTGGACTTGAAGAATGTGCTAATACAAAGGTTCGTCGttagcagaagcaaaaatgggTAGTCCACACTATGTGACAATTGTGCCCACAGTTGTATGGGGTGGGTTAGTagggatgggtgggtgggtgggatttttggtaGTTGTGTATGGACGTGTGGAGGTGTAGGATGACCGCAGGTTTTGTATGAGACGATGGGGCCGATGATATACAGGTCATTTAGGCTCACatcatgatatttatttataaatatcgGGATTTAGTTTGTTACATGAAAACACATTTGaaaacacacttgggtcctgatgggaccaggctcaaacaaaatgctcaagccaggttgAAAAGCCTATACAAGCATGATACTGGCCATGTGGAAAGAAAAGAGATAAACCAATAATCAAGCGAATAGTAAGTTATTGTCAGCCTCTGTTTCAATTTCAAATGCCATTGAGGCAAGTTAACTTCCAGCACTATCTTGTGCCTTACTGATCTTTTTTAATTTAGTTGGTCCTGGTAATTACAGTCGTCTTGAAATTTGTTAAGAGGTGATTCAAATCTCCTTGGAAGTTGACGATGTAGGGCCACGGGGCGGGGCACTAAGTTGGTAGTCCATCTGGAAGTACCCTCGCCAACCCGAACGACCGAACACCTACTGTATAAAATTTGATGCTTGGGTTCGTCTTGGCCATCCATGGTTTTAATGTTGTGTATTACTCGATGTTCATGTGTTTCATAAGAAATGTGTTATTTGCAGATTGGCAATGAGTGGATCCAAGGAGTGTCAGGAGGAGAAAAGAGGCGAACCAGCGTTGGCATCGAATTGATGATCAAGCCAGGAATTCTGTTCTTGGATGAACCAACCACAGGACTTGATGCGAGCACTGCTGCATCCGTCATGAGATTATTATCAGAGTATGATCATTCCAACCCAGTTTCTATACTATAGTGATAATATTGAATACTTTACGACATGTCTAAGGGCATGATCACATCAGGCACTTTTGATGTAGGGACGTGGAGTCGACCCTACATCGAAACCACTTCCCCGTGTAGTGTGAACACAAAGTAAGTGGATTCGACCCTACATCAACAATGTGGATCGAAACTACCTGGTTGAGGTAGTTTCGACCCTAGGAGGTGGGTTAAATTTCGTAATGTGAACGCGATAATGTGGAGTCGATCCAGATCGACTCCacatataccggaagtggccatGGTCGTACGGGCCGAAATGGTGAACGTCAATGGAACAAAACGAACTGTATTCACTGGGAATTGACTTCATGACATTTACATGCTAAAAATATTTCAGTCCACAGCATGCTCAACATAAGCTtacataaattacttgttttacgaGTAGACAGGCCGTGTATTCTGTATTCGGCGTTTTAGCCGCCACAATGTTACCGCTATTAAATCGCTTCTCTGGGGTGATGGCTTTACGAAATTTGGTATCTATGCTGCGTGGTAACGGCGCTTTACTTCCGGGT is a window from the Amphiura filiformis chromosome 12, Afil_fr2py, whole genome shotgun sequence genome containing:
- the LOC140166674 gene encoding broad substrate specificity ATP-binding cassette transporter ABCG2-like; translation: MYQPLNQLPVGTQNVGATSCVNFDGTNNVNITINVDAKGQGITKDADSGNILSFHDIHYTVQYKEGRCKKADKTILNGISGVFKPGLNAIMGPTGSGKTTLLDILAARKDSSGLTGKVLINSKPLPSDFRLISGYVVQNDVVMATLTVRENLAFSAALRLPSSVSKKERQQRVEDVIEELGLEECANTKIGNEWIQGVSGGEKRRTSVGIELMIKPGILFLDEPTTGLDASTAASVMRLLSELTRKRHSTIIMSIHQPRDQIYRLFDKLHLLSRGETVYHGVTTDVVDFFTANGYAREEQDTRHPADFLLDSIQENEAGAAYKPNTTKADASSAVILEKMCHYDNSSKKDIKFKES